The genomic region GGCGGTATCTCCCGAGGCGACCAGTTCCCCGCCGCGCAGTTCGGACCGCTTCAGCCGCGGTACGGTCGCGAGGACCCGCATGCTGGGCAGGTGGGTGGCCAGGTCCTCGGGCCGCATCGTCCGGTCGAACAACTCCCGCAGGATGCCCGCGCCGAACGCCGCGGCGAGCGCGAGGAGCGCCAGCACGGGGGCGGCCTGCCCGCGCAGCGGCGCGACCGGCTTCTGCGGCAGCCCGGGCGGCTGGATCACCTGGGCGAAATGCGGCGCGATCGAGAGGCTGATGCGCGCTTCCTCGCGGCGGCGGAGCAGCTCGCGGTAGACCTCGGCGGCCACGCTCACCTCGCGTTCGAGCTGCGCGGTGCGAAGGGCGACATCCGGGTAGCGGACCATTCTGGCCCGCAACGCCTCCCGGCCCGCCTGCGCGACTCGCAGCCCGGCCTGGGCGGCCTGGGCGTCGGTCTCGGCCGCGAGCAGCGTGCCCACCAGGCCCCGGCGAACTTCGTCGAGGGGCGTCGCCGCGGCGATGTCGCCGCGGAGCGCGACTTTGAGCTGGGCGCGAAGCGACCGCGTATGGCGCTCCAGCGCGAGCATCTGCGGATTCTCGGGGCCGAGGCCCTGGCTTCGCAACGGGGAACTCTCGGCCGCGATGAGCTGCTCGCGCAGCGACCGGATGCGCGGATTCTGCTCGATCGACAGGATCGCTATCGCGTCCCTGACCCGCATGCCGAGCTGCTGCTGGAGCTTGGAGGCCCGGACCCGAGCCCGCTCGGACTCGGCGTGGCGCGCCTGGATATCCCGGTCGAAATCGGCCAGCTGGGCGACGTCGCGGCGTATCTGCTCGGGCAGGTCGACGGTGGCGGCCGTGCGGCGGTACGCCAGGAGCTTGTTCTCCGCGTTCGCCAGGTGGCCGCGGGCCGCCGCGAGTTGCTCGTCGATCAACCGGAGCCCTTCGCGCACGCCCGCCCGCCGGAACTCGGCGATGCGCCGCTGATACGCTTCGAAGAGGGTGGAGACGATGCGCGAGGCTTCCTCGCCCGAGCGGCCCTTGCCTCGCACCTCGATCACGTCGGTGTTGAGGATGGGCGTGACGGTGATGCGGCGGGCGAGTTCGCCGGCGGAGAGCGGCTGGCCGGCGGCGCTCTTCAGGTCGAGCCGCGCGACGACCTCGTCGAGCAGGGGGGCCGAGGCCAGAATCTGCGCCTGCGTGAACAGCGGGCGGCTCGAGTCGGATAGCTCGGGAACGGGATCGTTCGCCACCTTGACCCCGCCCATGCGCTGGTCGAGCCGCATGACCATGAGCTTGCCGCTCGTTTCGAAGCGGGGTGCCTGCGCCGACAGCAAGAACGCGCCGCCCACGAGCACGACGGCGGCCGTGAAGGCCATGGCGCGCCAGCGGCGCTGGAGGAGCGGGCGGAGGGAGATGGGAGGAGTCTCGCTGGGCATGTTCGGTCCACCTCTCTGGTAGGTCGGCGACTTCGGAGTGCCTCATACGATGGGCGATCCCGCTCGCTCGCCTCTAGGCTGGAACCGCCGAAACACTTGGGCTTTCCGGCCACAGCGCGCTTCTTACCGTCCCGACCGGATCGGCTTCGCGGGCCATGCGCGCGAGCAAGCGATACTTGAGCGTGCAATGCAACTCGTCGGTGCTGCGATCCCGCGCCGCATGCTCGATGAGCGCCAGCACCACGGTCAGCGCGCAGGCTTCCCGGCTCGCGGCGCCGAAGTCGTCGAGCAGGCGGCCGAGGAGGCGGGAATGCGACGTCTCGAGCAGGAAGCAGCGCTCGAGCCAGGCGACGGGATCGGCTCCGGGCAGGTCGCGACAAAGGGCCAGGAGGTTCAATGCGGCGTCGAAGTAAGGATTGCCGGCCCCCTGCATGAACTCCCAGTCGAGAATGCGCAGGACGCCCGTCGACTCCCGCAAGTTGCCGCGCCAGAAGTCGCCGTGCACCACGCAGGGCGCGACGCGGTCGAGAAGGTGCGACTCCCGCCGGCGGGCCAGGACCCAGT from Candidatus Tanganyikabacteria bacterium harbors:
- a CDS encoding P-loop NTPase, with protein sequence MPSETPPISLRPLLQRRWRAMAFTAAVVLVGGAFLLSAQAPRFETSGKLMVMRLDQRMGGVKVANDPVPELSDSSRPLFTQAQILASAPLLDEVVARLDLKSAAGQPLSAGELARRITVTPILNTDVIEVRGKGRSGEEASRIVSTLFEAYQRRIAEFRRAGVREGLRLIDEQLAAARGHLANAENKLLAYRRTAATVDLPEQIRRDVAQLADFDRDIQARHAESERARVRASKLQQQLGMRVRDAIAILSIEQNPRIRSLREQLIAAESSPLRSQGLGPENPQMLALERHTRSLRAQLKVALRGDIAAATPLDEVRRGLVGTLLAAETDAQAAQAGLRVAQAGREALRARMVRYPDVALRTAQLEREVSVAAEVYRELLRRREEARISLSIAPHFAQVIQPPGLPQKPVAPLRGQAAPVLALLALAAAFGAGILRELFDRTMRPEDLATHLPSMRVLATVPRLKRSELRGGELVASGDTAPHFTDALRGLGLAIEDELPATPGKARVIGLTSATPGEGKSVTAANLALCLAESGHRVLLVDGDRHRPRVHDLFEIPERRAGLSEILQGQMAPEAAVQAAAGIHVVPAGGQRGSSRGTRLIKRIGPALDAWREQYDFILVDLPPMMMFAEVAHFARHTDGLLLLAAIERIAADTLSGAVKQLRTIRKPVLGLVALTRIGYTSQQRSYLAAVSTPEATRS
- a CDS encoding phosphotransferase, which gives rise to MWIDAIERRLFALTGQHHAIMQVGLDVHWQDKILLFCWRPGERLPALVCRVSRTPAGSAWLRAEAAGRMRARAVLDARLRDAVPWVRALHMPFGTVLVEPWIPGHSPPAPRTLEAVANYGSRTLCLLRGLGRATRVHAPPQPLSRAASRMLGLAARRMADPEMRDWVLARRRESHLLDRVAPCVVHGDFWRGNLRESTGVLRILDWEFMQGAGNPYFDAALNLLALCRDLPGADPVAWLERCFLLETSHSRLLGRLLDDFGAASREACALTVVLALIEHAARDRSTDELHCTLKYRLLARMAREADPVGTVRSALWPESPSVSAVPA